tacttgggtttcaggcaacatcagaattttgaaaaatagttttcCTGTTGTTTAAAGTAATATAAAGCATCTTACTTGAGGTAAGAGATTACAATATTTTGCtaacctcttttctttccttttaacctCAGTAGAAGGAACTTGGAAATtcatcaaaagattttttttttggtttttgggccacacccggcggtgctcaggggtgacttctggctgtctgctcagaaatagctcctggcaggcacgggggggccatatgggacaccgggattcgaaccaaccacctttggtcctggatcggctgcttgcaaggcaaacgccactgtgctatctctccgggccccattaaaagattttttaagggAGTTTCAAACATATAGCATTAGCTTGATCATGATGATCCTTTAACATAATTAGAAAGCCTTTGGAGGACTATTGGGGAATTCACTGGTTTCCCCAAATATTTGCTTTACTAGTATAACAAGTATTTCATTCAACAAACACAGGACTGTTAATCTTTAATAATTCAGGTGTTAATTTATATTATCtggtttgatttaaaaaatctgaGCAACAAATTGACAATTAAGATAATGGTGACATGGCAGAGCTTTCCAATATAGTATTTCCAATCAAAACACCAGAATTTGAAAAATGTGTTAAACTTAAGAGCAGAAAATAGTGCTTCATGACTGAAAGATGTAGATACAGTAGAAGAAATTTCACTTAATCTTTTTAGTTGTCTCTGATAAAAAGCCTTACAATAAACATGTCCTAACATTTCCACACATCATAATTTGGCAAATAAAACTTGCACAAAATTTATCTCAAGTTAAAGTATGACAAAAGtatttttggtagttttttttggggggagggtcacacccggcagtgctcaggggttactcctggctccatgctcagaaattgttcctagtaggcatggaggaccatatgggaagccggattcgaactgatgaccttctgcatgaaaggcaaacgccttacctccatgctatctctccggccccaacaaaagtATTTGTATATCATAAAAACTTATAGGTAgagctggggatgtggctcaagtgggAGAACTTGTGCCAGGATATGGGAtcgatctccagcatttcatgaTTTCATGAGCAGTGCAGTAATGGGTTCAGCCTGGTACCCAAGCAGAAACAGGTGTGTTCCCCCTTACCcaccaagaacaacaaaaactcaTAGGCAATTAAAATGCAATATTCGGATTAATTTCATGTAAACTCATggcctcaaattttattttattttttggggggctaccccAGCGATACTTAggcatttctcctggctctgtgcttagaaattacttctggaagtgcttaAGGTCCATAAAGATGCAACCTAaaagattgaatttgggtcagtcacatgcaaggcaagcaccctactcatacTATTGTTGCAGCACCAGGCCTCACATATTATAGGGCTAAATTAAGCATTATGAAGAGGTCATAATGTTAAAatcacatatatattaatatataaaataaaaaataatttaagtgacACCTATATTAAAAATTGTCAAGGAAATCATCCTTGAAATAATAAACTAACCAGTTAACATTCTTTAgcataatttaaaacaaagagaACTGATTAACAGTCTGTAGGAGTATAATTTCCCCTCAAGCACAAAAATAAGCTGTTGTCAAGTCATTATAATTACCTCCCATGATATACAGTATCATATCAAAAGACACATTGAGACTTACACTTTTTACTCATCTCTGTCCTTGATTAGAGTTAAATGTATTCAAAATAGTTCTAACTCATTTTAAAAAGACGTAGGATgcatattttctcaaaaataaggAAATTAGACTTGGGAACAAGAAAGAGAGCCTTATCACTACAGAGTTTCCAATCTAGAGTGAGAATATTATGAAGGAAATTTAggaatttttaattacattttgagAATGCTCTTAAATGtagacatttaatatttttagagattataaattattatttaaattatcttgATCACTAACATGCTACTTAAAATATATGGAAATGAACAGGAAAACACGGTTTCATAGGCCAAAAGAGATTAAGGACCTGTTGATAAATATTTGAGTATCCAGTGTTTGACAAGTAAAAGACATTATCAACATTGTAGAGgtggcattttaaaaaattagtttaagAAATTCTGGCAAGTGAATAGCAGGAAATAATACTTCAATTACAGTCTAAGTCAACCGGTCCATTTGTCTAACAGATATTTCTAAACAAGCATGTGTTTCCAGAACACTAGTTTTTCTGTTGCACTTATGTTTTTgtcaaacagaaaaataggatcaactgactttgatgaaagaaattCATATAatacagaatctttaaatataggaacctgagaccaacaacagctaaagtgtgaaaaagtttcgcTGGGACCAAGGAGAATGACTTGGGCTggcagactggtatgcctggagcccagagttggtcttatgccaataaacctcgggggtgaggccttcttgtaactaggccaaggattttttttttttccgttttccccatatttttctgggcctatgcaaacaacggcgattgccactgtcacacccttactatttttttttttatcttttaagaaaaaagaaaccaatttactgaacttaaaaacaactgaacttaaaaaacttaactgtagtagaatgcctgtcttgaatacaggcaggggatgggaaggggggggggtattgggaggggggaatgttacactggtgaaggggggatgttctgtttgtgactgtaactcaaatataatcatgttacttaaataaaaatatatatatattttgtgtgtgtgtttgtgtgtgtgtgtgtgcgcgtgtggtttatgggtcacacccggcagtgctcaggggttattcctggctccaggctcagaaattgctcctggcaggcacggaggaccatatggggcaccgggattcgaacccatgaccttctgcatgaaaggcaaatgcctccatgctatctctccggccccaataaaaaatatattaaaagtaaaagaaaaatagaatcatCTCTCTTTCTGAGCATCTTTCTAAACAGAAACAGATCTTGGGCACTTCTGAGTTGGTGATATGGAGTTAATTGTTGACATCAAGACCATAAATGCCAGCACCACTGTAAACAAAATctttaaattaacaaataaattaataaacaattaaaacaaaaagaaacttcaaAAGATCATAATTAACAAATCACAGACTGAGAGTTCAGATAGTGAGCACCATCTACCCCTCACTATACTGTCTGGGGTACTTTCCAGTCAACTCTAGTTAGTTAAAAGTTCTTGTATGGACTCCAGATTGGCTAGATAGTGGGAAGTGTCCGAGATATTTTTGGAGCAAAGACTTCTCGGCAGCGACACATCTGTTCAATCACCCAGACACCGAGGAGCTATCGGGCTCCACGGCAATCGACTAAAGTTCTGTCTTGGCTATAGCCGgtgagggaggggggggggggacagaaaaAATTTTTGCTTTCCTAGAATCATTGTCCATTCTTTTTAGGTTCGGAGCTCTTTAAGAATTCGCGTAAAGCCAATTTCTCACGGTCTGATGAGTCACTAGACTATGCACTGCGCATGCGCCAACCGAGAGCCGCCCTGTGGTCGGGCGAGTCCAGCTGTCACTCACGATCATGTCCCACCTCCGCAGTGACGTACCGCTTCCTTTTCCCGCGAGCTTTGCAGCTGCAGGTTTCGGCTGTGCCGCCTTGCAACCCGATTTTGCGCTTGCATTTGCAGGTTTCGGCGAGGTTTTATGCTGCTTGGCCCGAGCCGCTTTATTGAATCGGTTGCCGATCGCTTTGCCCCAGAGCGGGGCAGATCTGAGGAATCAGGAGCCCCTGGTCCCCGGCGTGTATCTGGACTTTGTTTCCTTTCCGCGCTCGTTCCTCTCCGAAGAAGCTGGGCTTCAGTCGTCACTGAATTGTAAGTACTCCAGGCGAGGAACGCCGACTGCGCCCCGTTGATTTCGTGATCTTTGTTCTGGGAgagttttttcttatttattgtcCCTGTTTTCTGTGCCGAAAAATCCACCAGCGGAAGCGGCTCCTTAAGTTCCTGCTGGCTGTCTTTCTCTCCGTGGTCCCACAGCGGCATCCAGAGGTTGGAACTTTACACTGCAGCTGTAGTTAGACCTAAAAGGACCGAATTGCATTTAAATGAATGGCATTCAGTAACTGTCAACAGCGTATTTAGAAAGATTTGGGACTTTTGAAAAATGAGACATGAGTTTCTTAGAACTCTTTGTTATTAAAACGGGAAGCTCTAGTAACAATTGGTCTTAGAAAGATCTGGGACTTTGGAAAAATTAGATGCTTAGTTTCTGTTTTAAAACTCTgttattggggccggtgaggtggtgctagaggtaagatgtctgcctttcaagcgttagccaaggaaagaccgcagttcgattccccggcgtcccatatggtccccccaagccaggggcgatttctgagcacttagccaggagtaacccttgagcatcaaacgggtgtggcccccccaaaaaaaccaaaacaaacaaaaaaaaactctgtgTTATTAAAATGTGCAACTCTTAACTATTGGTTTTAGAAAGATTATTTAGGGTACGGAAAgatacagcggtagggcgtttgctttgcatgcagtcgatccgggagggtcctggtttgattcctggaatcccctatcgtcctctgagcctgccaggagagattgatttctgagcgcagagccaagtgtagcccctgagcactgccgggtgtgccccccccccccaaaaaaaaaagattatttagaaagatTTGGGACTATTGAAAAAATAGATGCGTAGTTTCTGTTTtagaattctttgtttttaagattTGCACCTCTTAACGATTGGTTTTTCTAATTTGAAACAGCTGGAACTTTTGAGTGCCACATGTGGTTGTTAAAGAAGTGAATCTCGAGGAAGGAAAGATGAGTAAAAGCAAAGATGATGCACCCCACGAACTAGAGAGCCAGTTTATCTTACGTCTACCTCCGGAATATGCTTCAACAGTAAGGCGGGCTGTGCAGTCTGGACACGTCAACCTGAAGGACAGGCTGACAATTGAGTTACACCCTGATGGACGTCATGGAATTGTAAGAGTGGACCGTGTTCCATTGGCCTCAAAATTGGTAGATCTGCCCTGTATTATGGAAAGCTTGAAAACCATTGATAAAAAAACCTTTTACAAGACTGCTGATATCTGCCAGATGCTTGTATCCACAGTGGATGGTGATCTGTATCCTCCTGTTGAGGAACCAGTTGCTACTACTGATCccaaagcaagcaagaaaaaggataaggacaaagaaaaaaagttcatATGGAATCATGGAATTACTCTGCCTCTAAAAAATGTCAGGAAAAGAAGATTCCGAAAgacagcaaagaagaaatatattgaaTCACCAGACGTAGAGAAAGAAGTTAAGCGATTGCTTAGTACAGATGCTGAAGCTGTCAGTACTCGTTGGGAAATAATTGCTGAagatgaaacaaaagaaacagaaaatcaaGGCCTTGATATCTCTTCTCCAGGAATGTCTGGCCACAGACAGGGCCATGATTCATTAGAACACGATGAGCTGAGGGAGATTTTCAATGACCTCAGTAGCAGCAGTGAAGATGAAGATGAGACACAACATCAAGATGAAGAAGATATAAACATTATTGACACTGAGGAAGATTTAGAAAGACAGCTTCAGGACAAGCTAAATGAATCAGATGAACAGCATCATGAAAATGAGGGAACTAATCAGCTGGTTATGGGAATTCAGAAACAGATTGATAACATGAAAGATAAGCTCCAAGAGACTCAAGACAGAGCAAAACGACAGGAGGATCTCATCATGAAAGTGGAAAACCTGGCTCTCAAGAACAGGTTTCAAGCTGTGCTGGATGAACTCAAACAAAAGGAAGACCGAGAGAAGGAGCAGCTCAGCTCTTTGCAAGAAGAATTAGAGTCACTTCTAGAAAAGTGAGAAGAGGCAGACTGGACACACTAAAGAAAAATCATGACTTTATTAGCTGAACTAACTTTAACATTTCTTCCACTGCCTTTTACTGCATTTGTCTTAGTGAAGTTTCAGTTATTACTGAAAACTTTTAGTTAGGATTTCATAATGGGACTGGTTATTACTTTATAGTAGTACCTGTTTCTTCTGCTGTCTTATATGGACTTTGGCTTagtgacaattttttttatctgatttgTTTTACAGAATCATTGTGTGAAATTTTTATCATGTAAGAAAAAGCAATTTATAGGGAGATAAACAGTTACAGGATAGTTAGATGATAAGGAGAATGAATAGTTCAATTTTTATAATCATAGCTTTACTGCAGAATTAAGCTGTTAGTGCTCTGTTGTGCCAAATGGTTTAGAAAGAGACTGTTTCTGAGGTAATGAAgctaatttatatatgtatttctttgcAGTGGATACTTTTTCAGTGATTCAAAACAGTTTTACATATGTAAAtactttatttcataaatatttttgaaataacaaaagcaaagtaaataaaaaacttttttttctacttcataTGTCTTGTTCCTTTAGGGCTTTTGCATATGTGGTCCTCTTGAGGtgagtttttgatggggtttaatGGCAGCCCTGTTTTACAGAGAAAGAAGCATTGTGAGCATTAAGAAAAAAGgagcattatgggggtaaagtCATCTTTGCAGATTCCAATTTACATTATTCCATTTGGAGTTTAGGAAACACTAGGAAtagatctttttaaaatattccaagTTTTGTACATCAAGGTTtgtgttttatctttttctattaaAGTCCTGTACTGATCTGTTTAAAATATTaggaacaaaaagataaataagagcTATTGAataatgctttttgttttggattgattgcatttctaaatattttcaatttaatttctaTAATGAGTGAATTATTAAGCTGAGTTGGCCACTTTATCAAAGCTGCTAATGAAGTTGTTAATATAGTCtgttattttagattttggggagccacacccagcaatgcctgAGTAATTACTGGATCTGCACCAGGAATTACTGAGGGTGTTTGGGGAGGGTCATGTGGGGTATTGGGGGTCAAagccaggttggtcacatgcaaggtaagtatgctatcactccagcccccatttcagaattttaaaacatttttcatatcCCTAAACTCTACACAATCAAAATTCTAATCTAATGTATCATAATTGGATTACTTTGGAAAATCTGGCTAATGTTAAAATgcagaattaaaattaattttctaagatTGATTTATAATGTGAAACTTTTAGGGGTGGCAGCCACAACTGATGGTTTCAGAACTTGTTCCTGGCATTGGAATCAAGGATAACtgttagcaggctcaggggaccatttgggatgctggaa
This window of the Suncus etruscus isolate mSunEtr1 chromosome 14, mSunEtr1.pri.cur, whole genome shotgun sequence genome carries:
- the TAF7 gene encoding transcription initiation factor TFIID subunit 7, with the protein product MSKSKDDAPHELESQFILRLPPEYASTVRRAVQSGHVNLKDRLTIELHPDGRHGIVRVDRVPLASKLVDLPCIMESLKTIDKKTFYKTADICQMLVSTVDGDLYPPVEEPVATTDPKASKKKDKDKEKKFIWNHGITLPLKNVRKRRFRKTAKKKYIESPDVEKEVKRLLSTDAEAVSTRWEIIAEDETKETENQGLDISSPGMSGHRQGHDSLEHDELREIFNDLSSSSEDEDETQHQDEEDINIIDTEEDLERQLQDKLNESDEQHHENEGTNQLVMGIQKQIDNMKDKLQETQDRAKRQEDLIMKVENLALKNRFQAVLDELKQKEDREKEQLSSLQEELESLLEK